The segment TTCGTCAGCACCCGCGCCTTGGCCACCCCGGTGCGCAGCGCCGACCAGTGGTAGCCGCGGGCCACCGCCTGCGCGGGCAGCCCGCGCAGTTCGATGCCGAGCGGCTTGGAGACGGCGTCGGTGCCGCCGAGGTCGACGACCAGACCGAGGTCCTTGTGCACGTACGGACGCAGCTCGCGGCCCCGGAGCGTCGCGATGACGTTGTCGGCGACGACCTTGCCCTGCCGCATCGCGTGCTGCGCGGTAGGCGGGCAGATGGCGCCCTCCTCGCCCTTGGCCTCGTCGGGTACGGCGGCGGCGTCACCGAGGGCGAACACCCCGTCGTGGCCGGGCAGCTTCATCTCGGCGTTGACGGCGAGCCGCCCGCGGACCGTCTCCGCGCCGAGCGTCGCGATGAGCGGGCTCGCCACGACCCCCGCCGTCCAGATCAGCGTGCGGGTCGGGACCACCCGGCCGTCGGTGAAGGTGACCTCCTCAGGGCCCGCCTTGGCGATGGACACACCCAGCGAGATGTCGACACCGCGCTTGCGCAGCACCTCCTGGGCGCTGCGCCCGAGCTTGTCGCCGAGCTCGGGCATCAGCTTCGGCGCGATGTCGATCAGGTGCCACTTGATCAGGCTCGGGTCGAGGTTCGGGTAGCGCTTGACGGCGTTGTGGGTGAGGAGCTGGAGACAGGCGGCCGTCTCGGTGCCGGCGTAACCGCCGCCGACGACCACGAACTGGAGCCGCGAGGTGCGCTCGACGGGGTCGTTGCTGGCGTCGGCCAGGTCGAGCTGGCTGATGACGTGGTCGCGGATGTACGCGGCCTCGGCGAGCGTCTTCATCCCGAAGGCGTGCTCGGTGAGCCCGGGGATGTCGAAGGTGCGCGTCACGCTGCCGGGGGCCAGCACGATGTAGTCGTAGGGCTCGTTGACGATCTCGTCGGTGATGGTCCGGATGACGCAGACCTTCGACGTCAGGTCCACGCCGATGGCGCCGCCGGGAATGATCCGGGTGCGGTACTTCTTGCTGCGGCGCAGCGAGACCGCGATCGACTGGGGTGTCAGCACCCCCGAGGCGACCTGGGGGAGCAGCGGCAGATAGAGCTGGTAGGCGAACGGCGTCACCAAAGTGACGTCCGCCTCCGCGGCGGAGAGCTGGCGTTCCAGACGCTGGACGCACCCCACCCCCGCGAAGCCGGCGCCCACCACCAGGATCCTGGGTCGTGTCACGATGTCCATCCCTTTCTGCGGCTCCAGGCGGTCTGCCCCGACGTCATGCGCGTGCCCGCCCGCGGGCGCTTCGCACCTCATCGATCCCACCGCGCCCGGACGGGTTCCGCCAGCCGGGCGAGGCATGCAGACGAACGTTTCTCCTGAGGTCACCGTCGTACCCCGGGAACCACCTGTGTACGCCCGCCGGCTTCGGGTACGCCGACGTACATGACGATCGCGGAGGCCGGAGGGTAGTGGCTGTGGGGTGCGCGGACGGCTCCGGCGGAGGCCGGTGGGAGAGTCGTCGGACACAGGCCCGGCAGGTCGCCGAGGCGGTGGAGAGCCTGGTGGTCTGCTGGCTCACGGCGACGCAGGAGAGCAGACCTCGCCTGCCCGACCGGCACCTGAACGCCCTGCGGACGGTCCGGCTGCGCCCGGAGCTCAATCTCACCGCCCTCGCCGAGCAGCTGGACATCGGCCTGCCCACCGCGAGCCGCCTGTGCGACCGGCTGGAGGCCGCGGGGCTGCTGGAGCGCACCGTGCAGCCGCGCAACCGGCGCGAGGTGCAGCTCGTGGTGACCGCGTACGGACAGCGCCTCCTCGCCGATGTCACCGAACGCCGCGTACGGCGCCTGGCCGCCGTGCTGGACGCGATGACCCCCGCCCAGCGTGCCGCGCTGGCCCACGGGCTCCTCGGCTTCCACCAGGCGCACACCTCCGGCGACGGACACCGGGACCCGCGGGGCTGACCGGCGTCAGGACGCGCCGCGCAGGCGGCCGCCGACCCGCGGGGCGCCGCGGTCGTGTCCGTGGCCGGCGAGGCGGCTGTCGATGTGACACAGCAGCAGACAGACGTCGTCGTCCCGCTCGGAGTCGCTCAGCATCGGCTCCAGGATGCGTTCGGCCGAGCCGTCCAGATCGGTGTCCAGCTCCTCGGCGCCGAACGTGCCGAGCGCCTCCGCGAGCCGCTCGATACCCGGGTCTATGCCCTGGGCGCGCCGCTCGACCAGCCCGTCCGTGTAGAGCGCGAGCGTGGACCCCGGCTCGAGCGGCACCGTGTGGTCGGCGATCTCCTGGTGCAGCGGGATGCCGAGCATCGCGCCCGGCTTGGCGTCCAGGATCCGCACCCGCCCGTCCGGGCCGCGCAGCACCGGCGGCGGATGTCCGGCCGCCGCCCAGGTCAGCACCGGTTCGCCGGGGTGGAAGCGGGCGATGACGGCGGTCGCGTACAGGTCGGGCTGGAGGTGGTGCAGGAAGGTGTGCAGGCGGGTCAGCAGTTCTCCGGGACTGCCGCCGTCGACGGCGTACGCGCGCAGCGCGGTGCGCAGCTGGCTCATCATCACCGCGGCGTGCAGCCCGTGCCCCGTCACGTCGCCGATGACGGTGATCAGACTGCCGTCCGGCTGCCGGAACGCGTCGTACCAGTCGCCGCCGATGTTCAGCCCGTACGTCGCCGGCAGGTAGCGGGCGGCGAGCCCCAGGCCCCGGGTGGTCGGCAGCTCGGTCAGCAGGGCCCGCTGGAGCGTCTCGGCGATGTCCCGGTTGTGCTCGAAGCGGCGGGCGTTGTCCAGCGCCCCGCCCGCCCGCCGGGTGAGCTCCACGAGCATGACGGCGTCGTCCGGCTCCCAGCTGTCGCCCGGCGGGGTCATCGTCAGGACGCCCAGCGGGGCGCGCCGGGTGGGCAGCGGCACGCACAGCAGGGACCGGCCCGGATGGAGCGCCGACTGCGGCTGGTCGTCCACCCCGGGCAGGTTGCCGGGGTGCGCGGCCGCGTACTGCGGACGTCCGGTACGCGCCGCGATCACGGCGGCCGCCGGTCGCGGCACCGAGGGGACCCGGTCGTCCTCGGCGTCGAAGAGCCAGACGTCGGCGGTGCTGGCGTACTCGGGCACCAGCAGTTCGGGCAGGCGCCGCGCGATCTCCTCGTGGTTGAGGGAGGCCGTCAGGGCCGCGCTGGCGTCCGCGAGGAACGTGAGCCTGCGCCGGGCCTCCTCCGCCTCCTGGCGTGCCGCGTGCTCCGCCGCGAAGGCCTCGCGCTGGGCGCGTCCGGCGGCGTCCAGTTCGGCGTGCAGTGCGAGGACGCCCTGGTTGGTCTGGTGCAGCTCCTCGCGGTGGTAGGCGACCAGCCGCTCCTGCTCGGCCAGCCGCTCCAGCACCAGGGCGGTGTCCTCGTCGGCGCCGAGCAGCGCCTCGGGCAGGGCGGTGCTGTCCTGCGCGACGGTGTCGCAGCCGGGGTCCGCGGCCGGTTCGGGGCAGGGGGCGGTGACGTGCCAGGGCGGCTCGCCGTCGGCGGCGGAGGGCCAGACCTCCACCCGCACCGAGTCCGGGGCGGTCGTCAGGGCGAGCCGCCAGGCGCCGCCCTTGGTGAGGCACTGGCGCAGCCGCGCGCCGAGCGCGGCGGTCAGCCGGGTGCGTTCCAGCGGCGGCACGCCGTGGGCGGCGGCCGCCCGCGTCACCTCGATACGCGCGCGGGCCGCGTCCTCGACGGTGCTGATCGGCCAGGTGCGCTTCATCGGGGATCCGGCGGGGTCGGGGACAGGACGGCCACGGCGGTGTCGTCACGCACCGGGCGGGCGGAACTTCCGGCGTCCCGGACCGTCACGGCGGCGGTGACGGCGGGGTCGGCAAGGAACAGGCGGGGGTCCGTCGGGGGAGCCCAGCGGCTGGGCAGCCCGTCGCTGTGCAGGACGAGCAGGCGGTCCGCGGCCCAGGCGGCTTCCGTCTCGGGCAGGGTCGACGGCCGGTGCGCGCCGACCGTGCCGGGCCGGGACAGCAGATGACGCCAGGAGCCGCCCTCGCGCAGCCGGGCGCCGATGTTGCCGACGCCGGCGAACCTCAGCCGCCCGGCCCGCACGTCGAGCTGGGCGACCGCCACCGCGGCGCCCCGGGTGCCGCGCAGCGCCTCGTCGAGGCGGCGCAGCAGTGCGGCCGGCGGGAGGTGGGCGGCGCGGTGCGTCTCGCGCACGGCCGCGGTCGAGGCGCGGGCCGCCTCCGGACCGTGGCCCAGCCCGTCGGCGAGCATCAGGGTCAGCAGGTCGCCGTCACGGGCGCAGGTCCATGCGTCGCCCGAGTGCTCGGCGCCCCGGAAGGGGATGTTGACACCACCGACGCGCACGGAGAAGGCAGCGGGGGCTGGGGTGCCCGTGGGAGCCTCACCGGGCGTGGCGCCACCGCCCGGCGCGGCGGGCTGCCCGGGGCCGGTTCGCCCGGCGGCCCGCTCCCGGTGCCCGCGGGTCCGGGCCGCGCCGCCGATCCGGGCCAGCGCGACCGTGCCGCGGCCGGGGACGCTGTGCAGGTCGAAGTCGTCGGCGACCCGCCGGCAGGTGCCGAGGCCGGCGCCCAGTGAGCCGGCCGTGGAGAAGCCGTCGCCCAGGGCGGCGGGTACGTCGGACATGCCCGGCCCGTGGTCGACGGCGGCGATCTGCACGACGAGGTCGCCCCGTCGTCCGTCCGGCGGGCCGACGGCCTCCACGAGGAGCTGTCCGCCCCGCGCGTGCTTGAGCAGGTTCGTCGCCAGTTCGGTCGCCACCAGGGCGGCGTCGGCGGCCCGTGCCCCGTCCAGGCCGGCCAGCGCCGCCGCGCCCTCGGCTGCCGTCCGGGCGTCGCGCACCCGTGTCGAGTCGTGCACCGGTACGTCCCACACGCGGGTCATCGCAGCTCCTCGCGCGGGCGCGGCGCACGTCCGGCCCAGGAGGTCACCGTCACCGTGGTGCCGGTGCCGGGGGTGCTGTCGAGGTCGAAGTCGTGGACCAGCCGGCGGGCGCCGCCCAGGCCCATGCCCAGTCCGTCGCCCGAGGTGTAGCCGTCGCTCAGCGCCCGCTCCAGGTCGGGGATGCCCGGCCCGGAGTCGGTGAAGGTCAGCCGCAGCCCCGGCGTCCCCCGCCCGTCGGTCACGTGGTCCGCGGCCATCTCGCCGCCGCCCCCGTACACCAGGGTGTTGCGGGCGAGTTCGCTGGCCGCCGTGACCAGCTTGGTCTGCTCCACCAGGCCGAAGCCGAGCGCGGCCGCCGCCTGGCGCACGTGCTGCCGCACCCACACCAGGTCCAGGTCCGAGCCGATGGGCAGGCGGGCCTCGACGCCCGCGGCCGTCCCGCTCACCGACGCTCCCGTGGCGGGCCGGCCGCGGGCGCGGCGAGCAGTTCGAGGGCCGCCTCGGTGTTCAGCGCGGTGCGCAGCCCCGGCAGTGACAGACC is part of the Streptomyces asoensis genome and harbors:
- a CDS encoding NAD(P)/FAD-dependent oxidoreductase, producing MDIVTRPRILVVGAGFAGVGCVQRLERQLSAAEADVTLVTPFAYQLYLPLLPQVASGVLTPQSIAVSLRRSKKYRTRIIPGGAIGVDLTSKVCVIRTITDEIVNEPYDYIVLAPGSVTRTFDIPGLTEHAFGMKTLAEAAYIRDHVISQLDLADASNDPVERTSRLQFVVVGGGYAGTETAACLQLLTHNAVKRYPNLDPSLIKWHLIDIAPKLMPELGDKLGRSAQEVLRKRGVDISLGVSIAKAGPEEVTFTDGRVVPTRTLIWTAGVVASPLIATLGAETVRGRLAVNAEMKLPGHDGVFALGDAAAVPDEAKGEEGAICPPTAQHAMRQGKVVADNVIATLRGRELRPYVHKDLGLVVDLGGTDAVSKPLGIELRGLPAQAVARGYHWSALRTGVAKARVLTNWTLNAIAGDDFVRTGFQARRAAKLKDFEYTDSYLSPEQVRAQIEGTGSQSA
- a CDS encoding MarR family winged helix-turn-helix transcriptional regulator — protein: MAVGCADGSGGGRWESRRTQARQVAEAVESLVVCWLTATQESRPRLPDRHLNALRTVRLRPELNLTALAEQLDIGLPTASRLCDRLEAAGLLERTVQPRNRREVQLVVTAYGQRLLADVTERRVRRLAAVLDAMTPAQRAALAHGLLGFHQAHTSGDGHRDPRG
- a CDS encoding PP2C family protein-serine/threonine phosphatase yields the protein MKRTWPISTVEDAARARIEVTRAAAAHGVPPLERTRLTAALGARLRQCLTKGGAWRLALTTAPDSVRVEVWPSAADGEPPWHVTAPCPEPAADPGCDTVAQDSTALPEALLGADEDTALVLERLAEQERLVAYHREELHQTNQGVLALHAELDAAGRAQREAFAAEHAARQEAEEARRRLTFLADASAALTASLNHEEIARRLPELLVPEYASTADVWLFDAEDDRVPSVPRPAAAVIAARTGRPQYAAAHPGNLPGVDDQPQSALHPGRSLLCVPLPTRRAPLGVLTMTPPGDSWEPDDAVMLVELTRRAGGALDNARRFEHNRDIAETLQRALLTELPTTRGLGLAARYLPATYGLNIGGDWYDAFRQPDGSLITVIGDVTGHGLHAAVMMSQLRTALRAYAVDGGSPGELLTRLHTFLHHLQPDLYATAVIARFHPGEPVLTWAAAGHPPPVLRGPDGRVRILDAKPGAMLGIPLHQEIADHTVPLEPGSTLALYTDGLVERRAQGIDPGIERLAEALGTFGAEELDTDLDGSAERILEPMLSDSERDDDVCLLLCHIDSRLAGHGHDRGAPRVGGRLRGAS
- a CDS encoding SpoIIE family protein phosphatase — translated: MTRVWDVPVHDSTRVRDARTAAEGAAALAGLDGARAADAALVATELATNLLKHARGGQLLVEAVGPPDGRRGDLVVQIAAVDHGPGMSDVPAALGDGFSTAGSLGAGLGTCRRVADDFDLHSVPGRGTVALARIGGAARTRGHRERAAGRTGPGQPAAPGGGATPGEAPTGTPAPAAFSVRVGGVNIPFRGAEHSGDAWTCARDGDLLTLMLADGLGHGPEAARASTAAVRETHRAAHLPPAALLRRLDEALRGTRGAAVAVAQLDVRAGRLRFAGVGNIGARLREGGSWRHLLSRPGTVGAHRPSTLPETEAAWAADRLLVLHSDGLPSRWAPPTDPRLFLADPAVTAAVTVRDAGSSARPVRDDTAVAVLSPTPPDPR
- a CDS encoding anti-sigma regulatory factor, which encodes MSGTAAGVEARLPIGSDLDLVWVRQHVRQAAAALGFGLVEQTKLVTAASELARNTLVYGGGGEMAADHVTDGRGTPGLRLTFTDSGPGIPDLERALSDGYTSGDGLGMGLGGARRLVHDFDLDSTPGTGTTVTVTSWAGRAPRPREELR